A window of the Brassica oleracea var. oleracea cultivar TO1000 chromosome C1, BOL, whole genome shotgun sequence genome harbors these coding sequences:
- the LOC106339073 gene encoding NAI2-like protein, which yields MAISTMGKKNVGLALAMCLVLSSFHEISCQVGESREFGTLESQESESNVQTFEGKATSSVSHSVEAESEDASSYEAGQGSSSSDDIKRLLQGFNKNAGSEAELMDASETGASNQERVKELQRQIEDSASSRTVVEEEKITEEKSKVETSGNTFQGGENTDDGRIYYNNGEKESEGNQGFMIKEPTITRNEDGSMGSREQYESKQESVEGRLEYESKTSSSGSGVLGSLAIGQSDLSTRCAWRCINQDNNGVKGDDSIVIPKYDLNDIIKEESIKGSSSKTSSLITSLTEIVDNHKKRRWTTDVKIGKVSTTETSEKVTKLKMTLKKYVGIKVRELVHRSDYEEILTMAARYEELTRAKVTYISRLATYGTVIREVFKASQRVKTVHQRVILHENVAIEKQKRVDAEFELVKALAQKGDNLAVQIFAMKKAVLKLEAEKKQVEIQFQKSVENLSSVLEESSHAYEKHRVVVREWKEVQASAEYSLETIEKADVVWVQFLNTLT from the exons ATGGCAATCTCCACGATGGGAAAGAAAAATGTGGGTTTGGCCCTAGCAATGTGTCTCGTTCTCTCAAGCTTTCATGAGATTTCTTGTCAG GTTGGCGAAAGCAGGGAATTTGGAACGTTAGAGAGTCAAGAATCTGAAT CTAATGTCCAAACCTTCGAAGGGAAAGCCACATCATCTGTGTCTCACTCTGTCGAAGCCGAG TCTGAAGATGCTAGTAGTTATGAAGCGGGTCAAGGTTCGAGTAGCTCGGACGACATCAAACGTCTATTGCAAG GGTTTAATAAAAATGCTGGATCTGAAGCTGAATTAATGGATGCTTCTGAAACCG GTGCTTCGAATCAGGAAAGGGTGAAAGAGCTTCAACGCCAGATAGAAG ATTCGGCATCTAGCAGAACTGTTGTAGAAGAAGAAAAAATCACAGAGGAAAAGAGTAAGGTGGAAACAAGTGGAAACACATTCCAAG GGGGTGAAAATACAGATGATGGAAGAATATATTATAACAACGGTGAAAAGGAAT CTGAGGGAAACCAAGGGTTCATGATAAAGGAACCGACAATAACAAGAAATGAAG ATGGGTCAATGGGGAGTCGTGAGCAGTATGAGTCGAAGCAAGAGTCAGTGGAGGGTCGTCTAGAGTATGAGTCGAAGACAAGCAGTAGTGGCTCAGGGGTTTTGGGATCTCTAGCAATTGGACAGTCAGATTTGTCTACTAGGT GTGCATGGCGCTGTATTAACCAAGACAATAATGGTGTTAAGGGAGACGATTCTATAGTTATACCAAAGTATGACTTAAATGACATCATCAAGGAAGAATCCATCAAG GGCTCCTCGTCAAAGACCTCTAGTCTCATAACATCGCTGACCGAGATTGTTGATAATCATAAGAAAAGACGATGGACGACAGATGTAAAAATAGGAAAGGTTTCTACTACAGAAACATCAGAGAAGGTGACGAAGCTAAAAATGACCTTGAAAAAGTACGTTGGTATAAAGGTGCGTGAGCTCGTGCATCGTTCGGATTACGAGGAGATACTGACGATGGCTGCACGCTATGAGGAACTAACCCGGGCTAAGGTAACCTACATATCGAGGCTGGCCACATACGGGACTGTGATAAGAGAAGTATTCAAAGCCTCTCAGCGTGTGAAAACCGTGCACCAGCGTGTCATATTGCATGAAAACGTGGCCATAGAGAAGCAGAAAAGGGTGGACGCTGAGTTCGAGTTAGTCAAAGCTTTGGCTCAGAAAGGAGACAACTTGGCCGTCCAAATATTCGCAATGAAGAAGGCGGTGTTGAAGCTTGAGGCCGAGAAGAAACAAGTTGAGATTCAATTCCAGAAGAGTGTCGAGAATCTGTCAAGTGTTCTAGAGGAATCGTCTCACGCATACGAGAAGCATCGTGTGGTTGTGCGCGAGTGGAAGGAGGTGCAAGCATCTGCTGAATATTCGCTTGAGACCATCGAGAAGGCAGATGTCGTTTGGGTTCAGTTTCTCAACACTCTTACTTAG